One genomic segment of Paraburkholderia caffeinilytica includes these proteins:
- a CDS encoding LysR family transcriptional regulator encodes MNRPVMNLFQAMQVFVQVADCRSFAQTAERLSTSTSVVTRHVSSLEKHLGIRLFQRTTRKVVLTQAGAEYADGCRDLLKQLDEVESRATTEQTELSGEIRIVALGSFSLLQLTPLFADYQARFPRVNLNVTLTERRVDLLEGGFDVGIVSEQMVRSETLILRRLISSFVIPVASPDYLAQAGYPEIPADLKRCRVISVPADGAQQAWIFVDREGKEESVTVQPSMTVNSLVMQMQSALNGMGVALLPSELVADALRARTLVHVLDGYSLINADVAVSLVYPSRDFVPRKVREFIDLAVSHFS; translated from the coding sequence ATGAACCGTCCCGTTATGAATCTCTTTCAGGCCATGCAGGTCTTTGTACAGGTCGCCGATTGCAGGAGCTTCGCGCAGACGGCGGAGCGGCTCAGCACGTCGACGTCCGTCGTCACGCGCCATGTGTCGAGTCTGGAAAAACACCTCGGCATCCGCCTGTTTCAGCGCACTACGCGCAAAGTCGTGCTGACTCAGGCGGGTGCCGAGTACGCCGACGGCTGCCGGGATCTGCTGAAACAACTCGATGAAGTCGAATCCCGCGCGACTACGGAGCAAACCGAATTAAGCGGTGAGATCCGCATCGTTGCATTGGGCAGCTTTTCGCTCCTGCAACTCACACCGCTCTTCGCGGACTACCAGGCGAGATTTCCACGAGTGAACCTCAACGTCACGCTGACCGAGCGGCGTGTCGACCTGCTCGAAGGCGGCTTCGACGTCGGGATCGTGAGCGAGCAGATGGTCCGCTCGGAAACGCTGATCTTGCGGCGGCTGATCAGCTCGTTCGTCATTCCGGTCGCGTCGCCCGACTATCTTGCCCAGGCGGGCTACCCGGAAATTCCCGCGGACCTGAAGAGGTGCAGGGTGATTTCAGTACCCGCCGACGGCGCCCAGCAAGCGTGGATTTTCGTCGACCGTGAGGGGAAGGAAGAAAGCGTCACCGTTCAACCGTCGATGACCGTCAACAGCCTCGTGATGCAAATGCAGTCGGCGCTCAACGGCATGGGCGTTGCCCTGCTGCCCAGCGAGCTGGTTGCGGATGCGCTTCGGGCGAGGACGCTGGTTCATGTCCTCGACGGGTATTCGCTGATCAATGCGGACGTGGCTGTTTCGCTTGTCTATCCGAGCCGGGACTTCGTGCCGCGCAAGGTGAGGGAGTTCATCGACCTGGCGGTGAGCCATTTCAGTTGA
- a CDS encoding HlyD family secretion protein — protein MSQSHSPVADAPSVPAADHSAYAGDKTATAAAPAASSARRQKLFGLLGAVIVLASLAYGGYWYFIGSRYVSTDNAYTAAEIASITPSVSGIVQRVAAVDTQHVRKGDVLVVIDDTDAKLALEQAEAEVGRAERRVRGYLATDAGLAAQVDARAADEARTNAQIASAKADFDRAAIDLKRREALAHSGSVSGEELSNAQTSFASAEAALTAARAAALQAQASRAAAVGSQDANKVLFVDTTVDTNPEVLLARAKRDQARVDLERTVLRAPVDGVVARRQVQVGQRVEPGASLLSVVPVDSLHVDANFKEVQLDNVRIGQPVELTSDLYGGKVVYHGKVAGLAGGAGSAFAMIPAQNATGNWIKVVQRLPVRVAIDAADLRAHPLGVGLSMEATVDTRNGGDATPAS, from the coding sequence ATGTCTCAAAGCCATTCCCCCGTAGCCGACGCGCCGTCCGTGCCGGCCGCCGACCATTCCGCCTATGCCGGCGACAAGACGGCGACGGCCGCCGCGCCCGCCGCTTCCTCCGCCCGCCGCCAGAAACTGTTCGGCTTGCTAGGCGCGGTCATCGTCCTCGCCAGCCTCGCTTACGGCGGCTACTGGTACTTCATCGGCTCGCGTTATGTGTCGACCGACAACGCTTACACCGCGGCCGAAATCGCGTCGATCACGCCGTCGGTGAGCGGCATCGTGCAGCGCGTCGCCGCGGTCGATACGCAGCATGTCCGCAAGGGCGACGTGCTCGTCGTGATCGACGACACCGATGCGAAGCTCGCGCTCGAGCAGGCTGAAGCCGAAGTCGGACGCGCCGAGCGCAGAGTGCGCGGCTACCTCGCGACCGACGCCGGCCTCGCCGCCCAGGTGGACGCGCGCGCGGCCGACGAAGCGCGCACGAATGCGCAGATCGCGTCGGCCAAGGCCGACTTCGACCGTGCGGCGATCGACCTGAAGCGCCGCGAAGCGCTCGCGCATTCCGGCTCGGTTTCGGGCGAGGAACTCAGCAACGCGCAGACCTCGTTCGCGAGCGCCGAGGCGGCGCTGACGGCGGCCCGTGCCGCCGCATTGCAGGCGCAGGCGAGCCGTGCGGCGGCGGTCGGTTCACAGGACGCCAACAAGGTGCTCTTCGTCGATACCACCGTCGACACCAATCCTGAAGTGCTGCTCGCGCGCGCCAAGCGGGATCAGGCGCGCGTCGATCTGGAGCGCACGGTGTTGCGTGCGCCTGTCGACGGCGTCGTCGCGCGCCGCCAGGTGCAGGTGGGCCAGCGGGTCGAGCCGGGCGCGTCGCTGCTGTCTGTCGTGCCGGTGGATTCGCTGCACGTCGATGCGAATTTCAAGGAAGTTCAGCTCGACAACGTGCGGATCGGTCAGCCGGTCGAGCTGACGTCCGATCTGTACGGCGGCAAGGTCGTCTATCACGGCAAGGTCGCGGGACTGGCGGGCGGCGCGGGCTCGGCGTTCGCGATGATTCCCGCGCAGAACGCCACCGGCAACTGGATCAAGGTGGTCCAGCGCCTGCCGGTGCGGGTCGCCATCGACGCGGCCGATCTTCGCGCGCATCCGCTGGGTGTCGGTCTGTCGATGGAAGCGACCGTGGATACGCGCAACGGCGGCGACGCCACGCCCGCAAGCTGA
- a CDS encoding amino acid ABC transporter permease, which produces MQLLFETTIDGGRYIDWLLSGLSWTLLLWFGAGVIAAVFGVCMGCGRTSDSTVFRTVGRTYVQVFRNVPLLLQAFLWYFVFPELLPSGLGGALKSMPPPWGSFVPALIAVGLYTGARITEQVRAGIQALPKGQREAAHALGLSGLNTYASVLVPQALRSMAPALTNEALALLKNTSVAMTIGLLELTAQAQQMNEFTFRTFESFSVVTGVYFALSLAIYWAAHLVAAKYPSTTTLAATGKHARRKK; this is translated from the coding sequence ATGCAACTTCTTTTCGAAACGACTATTGACGGGGGGCGGTACATTGACTGGCTCCTGTCGGGATTGTCCTGGACGCTCCTGCTCTGGTTCGGCGCAGGTGTCATCGCGGCGGTATTCGGAGTATGCATGGGCTGCGGGCGGACCTCGGACAGCACGGTGTTCAGGACAGTCGGTCGCACCTATGTGCAGGTGTTCAGAAACGTACCGCTGCTGCTTCAGGCGTTCCTGTGGTACTTCGTGTTTCCCGAGCTGTTGCCGTCAGGTTTGGGCGGCGCGCTGAAGAGCATGCCGCCGCCGTGGGGGAGCTTCGTTCCAGCATTGATTGCAGTCGGCCTCTATACGGGCGCTCGCATCACGGAACAGGTGCGGGCCGGCATTCAGGCATTGCCCAAGGGACAGCGCGAAGCCGCACACGCGCTCGGACTGTCGGGCCTGAACACATATGCAAGCGTGCTCGTTCCTCAGGCACTGAGAAGCATGGCGCCGGCGCTTACGAACGAAGCGCTAGCGCTGCTGAAGAACACGTCGGTGGCCATGACCATCGGTTTGCTCGAACTGACCGCGCAGGCGCAACAGATGAACGAGTTTACGTTCCGCACCTTTGAGTCGTTCAGTGTCGTGACCGGCGTCTACTTCGCTCTCTCGCTTGCGATCTATTGGGCCGCCCACCTCGTTGCCGCGAAATACCCGTCCACAACGACACTCGCAGCAACGGGAAAGCATGCGCGGAGGAAAAAATGA
- a CDS encoding amino acid ABC transporter ATP-binding protein, translated as MDSQSTPVIELASLTKRFGPHTVLQNVDLKVYAGQKVVICGPSGSGKSTLIRCINGLEDVDDGEVIVRNARTGQRYDKSPEIRRHVGMVFQSFNLFPHHTVLNNCMLAPIKVGGLSKEQARDTAMKLLTKVRVANQADKYPPQLSGGQQQRVAIARALCMNPDVMLFDEPTSALDPEMVKEVLDTMIALATEGMTMLCVTHEMSFARRVADRIIFVDGGRIVVDASPDEFFEDTSHPRVREFLGQVLSPA; from the coding sequence GTGGACTCCCAATCAACCCCAGTGATCGAACTCGCTTCGCTGACAAAACGCTTCGGTCCGCACACGGTGCTTCAAAACGTCGATCTGAAGGTCTACGCCGGGCAGAAGGTCGTGATCTGCGGCCCGTCGGGCTCAGGCAAGTCGACGTTGATCCGTTGCATCAACGGTCTCGAAGACGTCGATGACGGAGAAGTCATCGTCCGCAATGCACGCACGGGCCAGCGCTACGACAAATCGCCCGAGATTCGCCGTCACGTCGGCATGGTGTTTCAGAGCTTCAACCTGTTTCCACATCACACGGTGCTGAACAACTGCATGCTTGCGCCGATCAAGGTGGGTGGTCTAAGTAAGGAACAGGCACGCGATACGGCGATGAAGCTGTTGACCAAGGTGCGCGTTGCGAATCAGGCGGACAAATATCCGCCGCAACTGTCGGGAGGTCAGCAGCAGCGCGTGGCTATCGCGCGGGCGCTATGCATGAATCCCGATGTGATGCTGTTCGACGAGCCCACGTCGGCGCTCGACCCGGAAATGGTCAAGGAAGTGCTGGACACCATGATCGCACTTGCGACAGAAGGCATGACGATGCTTTGCGTGACCCATGAAATGTCGTTCGCGCGCCGCGTTGCCGATCGAATCATTTTCGTGGATGGAGGCAGGATCGTCGTCGATGCCTCGCCGGACGAATTCTTCGAAGATACGTCGCATCCGCGCGTACGCGAATTCCTGGGGCAGGTCCTGTCGCCGGCTTAG
- a CDS encoding methyl-accepting chemotaxis protein: MRLLLRRIQVFHDPAKTAEFGTAVHRQFGKLNKSWNHYYPSGVSSDAERKAAELIQSTLTQFTSLTDEALAAASASNFDAASSVIEKIVPITETMNDALDQDAALNLAQAQQFVDDGKSTFTTILWIAIVLLGAGVMVALGASTYLLRAIAKPLNKAVEGANNIASGKLENQIAVDSGGELGQLLEALKKMDHQLSNTVRGIKVSTESVAVASREIASGNTDLSARTEEQAASLEETAASMTQLTETVKQNADNARQANALATNATDMADTGNDSVQAMVGTIGQISSSSSKISEITSVIEGIAFQTNILALNAAVEAARAGEQGRGFAVVASEVRSLAQRSATAAKEIKELISSSVTTIQDGAKQAAEVSATMGQVKHAIKQVSDIVGEIAAASEEQSRGIEQVNQAVGQMDEVTQQNAALVEQAAAAAQSLEEQATRLKEAVSVFRIADTGQSAARVAIPQGKPRLPAPRTPVTRRAEPSKPPVAPSANSDKHSVTVAATATADWETF; the protein is encoded by the coding sequence GTGCGCCTTCTGCTAAGGCGTATTCAGGTATTTCACGATCCAGCTAAAACAGCGGAATTCGGTACGGCCGTTCACCGACAATTTGGAAAGCTCAACAAGTCATGGAATCACTATTACCCAAGCGGCGTATCCAGCGACGCGGAGCGGAAGGCCGCGGAGCTGATCCAGAGCACCCTGACGCAGTTCACGTCCCTTACGGATGAAGCTTTAGCCGCTGCTAGCGCGAGCAATTTCGATGCGGCGTCTTCCGTGATCGAAAAGATCGTCCCGATAACCGAGACCATGAACGACGCACTGGACCAGGATGCCGCACTCAATCTGGCTCAGGCCCAGCAATTTGTCGATGACGGTAAATCGACGTTCACGACTATCCTCTGGATCGCAATTGTTCTTCTCGGTGCCGGCGTTATGGTTGCCCTCGGTGCATCGACCTATCTGCTGCGTGCAATCGCGAAGCCGCTCAACAAGGCGGTTGAGGGCGCGAACAATATCGCGAGCGGCAAGCTTGAAAATCAGATCGCAGTTGATTCAGGAGGCGAGTTAGGCCAGCTTCTCGAGGCACTGAAGAAAATGGACCACCAGCTCAGCAATACGGTTCGCGGGATTAAGGTGTCCACCGAGTCGGTCGCTGTGGCGTCGCGTGAAATTGCCAGCGGCAACACCGATTTGTCGGCACGCACCGAGGAGCAGGCGGCGTCGCTTGAAGAAACCGCAGCCAGCATGACGCAGTTGACCGAAACAGTGAAGCAGAACGCCGACAATGCCCGGCAGGCGAACGCGCTGGCTACCAATGCCACTGACATGGCCGATACAGGTAACGACTCGGTTCAGGCCATGGTCGGGACAATCGGACAGATCAGCAGTAGTTCAAGCAAGATTTCCGAAATCACCAGCGTCATTGAAGGCATTGCTTTCCAGACGAACATCCTTGCGCTCAACGCAGCCGTCGAAGCCGCACGTGCCGGCGAACAGGGGCGAGGCTTTGCCGTGGTCGCCAGTGAGGTCCGCAGTCTGGCTCAGCGCTCCGCCACCGCTGCAAAGGAAATCAAGGAGCTGATCAGCTCGTCCGTGACAACGATTCAGGACGGCGCAAAGCAGGCAGCGGAAGTCAGCGCCACCATGGGACAGGTCAAGCACGCAATCAAACAGGTTTCCGATATTGTCGGCGAGATCGCGGCAGCTTCTGAAGAACAGAGCCGTGGCATCGAGCAGGTGAACCAGGCCGTCGGCCAGATGGACGAAGTCACTCAGCAGAACGCGGCGCTTGTCGAGCAGGCCGCGGCCGCAGCGCAGTCACTTGAAGAGCAGGCAACCAGGCTGAAGGAGGCCGTGTCCGTGTTCAGGATCGCCGACACGGGGCAATCTGCGGCACGCGTGGCGATTCCGCAAGGCAAGCCCCGCCTGCCTGCCCCGAGGACGCCGGTCACGCGTCGTGCTGAGCCCTCGAAGCCACCGGTTGCTCCTTCCGCCAATAGTGACAAACACTCCGTCACCGTAGCAGCCACGGCGACCGCGGACTGGGAAACGTTCTGA
- a CDS encoding amino acid ABC transporter permease: MIAYDFGAIERALPYLGEGMLLTLELTFTAFIGGLASGIVLAVIRHVRVPILDRIVWAYVTVMRSVPLIMVLFWFFFLVPLVLRRFSPGGISVSVSPHLTAFVTYTLFEAAYFCEIIRSGLLSVPRGQYEGAKALGFSTWQAYTIVIVPQALRAVVPIMVTQAIILFQDTSLVYVLSLTDFTGMASKIAQRDGKLIEFYTFAALVYFVVCSVCAGLADHLRHRRQLRGQVRLPPAATLTAAN, translated from the coding sequence ATGATTGCCTATGACTTCGGCGCGATCGAGCGCGCACTTCCGTACCTCGGCGAGGGCATGCTGCTTACGCTGGAGCTTACGTTTACCGCGTTCATCGGCGGTCTCGCGAGCGGTATTGTGCTCGCCGTGATTCGACATGTCCGCGTGCCGATATTGGACCGGATTGTGTGGGCCTATGTCACCGTGATGCGTTCCGTTCCCCTCATCATGGTGTTGTTCTGGTTCTTCTTCCTGGTGCCGCTCGTCTTGCGCAGGTTTTCGCCGGGCGGGATTTCAGTGTCGGTCAGTCCGCATTTGACAGCTTTTGTCACCTACACGCTGTTTGAGGCCGCTTACTTCTGCGAAATCATTCGCTCCGGGCTGCTATCCGTGCCGCGTGGCCAATACGAGGGTGCGAAGGCACTCGGTTTCAGCACATGGCAGGCATACACCATTGTGATCGTGCCACAGGCCCTGCGCGCAGTAGTGCCGATCATGGTGACGCAAGCGATCATCCTGTTTCAGGATACGTCGCTCGTCTACGTGCTATCGCTTACCGATTTCACGGGCATGGCGTCAAAGATCGCGCAGCGCGATGGGAAGCTTATTGAGTTCTATACCTTTGCCGCACTCGTGTACTTCGTGGTGTGTTCCGTGTGTGCCGGACTCGCCGATCATCTGCGTCACCGGCGCCAGTTGCGTGGCCAGGTTCGGCTACCGCCCGCTGCCACCTTGACCGCCGCGAACTGA
- a CDS encoding DHA2 family efflux MFS transporter permease subunit, with protein MSSSQTRDIPLPPLSGGMLIGAALLLAAANFVAVLDTTIANVSVPTISGALGASSSQGTYVITSYAVAEAITVPLTGWLASRFGTVRVFITSLIMFGLCSALCGMATSLGMLVLFRVFQGLAGGPLMPLSQTLLLRIFPKEKAAAAIGLWSMTTLVAPVMGPILGGMICDRMHWAYIFYINVPVALICGYLGWRLLKRYETSLMRVPIDAVGLALLVVWVGALQILLDEGKDNDWFASTEIRVLAIIAAIGFASFLIWELTDRHPVVDLRVFRHRGFSASVVTITLAFGAFFGATVLTPLWLQSYMGYTATWAGCATAMTGILAVLSAPLAANLSSRFDGRWLVFAGVMWLGAITLLRTHANTDMTFWQVALPLLLQGIGLPFFFVPLTGLALSSVEEPETASAAGLMNFCRTFGGAIATSLVNTSWEDRTKYDRAELSGLVDQAGHFSTMLTHSGWSASQAQAQISDVVQSQAVMLATNQLFTIAAACFIFAALAVWLAPKPTRVADTSQAH; from the coding sequence ATGTCTTCCAGTCAAACGCGGGATATCCCGCTGCCGCCGCTCAGCGGCGGCATGCTGATCGGCGCGGCGCTGCTGCTGGCTGCGGCCAACTTTGTCGCGGTGCTGGACACGACGATCGCGAACGTGTCGGTGCCGACCATCTCCGGGGCACTGGGCGCGTCGTCGAGCCAGGGCACCTACGTCATTACGTCGTACGCAGTGGCCGAGGCGATCACCGTGCCGTTGACCGGCTGGCTGGCAAGCCGCTTCGGCACGGTGCGCGTGTTCATCACGTCGCTGATCATGTTCGGCCTGTGTTCGGCGCTGTGCGGCATGGCGACGTCGCTCGGCATGCTGGTGCTGTTCCGCGTGTTTCAGGGACTCGCCGGCGGGCCGCTGATGCCGCTGTCGCAAACGCTGCTGCTGCGCATTTTCCCGAAGGAGAAAGCGGCTGCGGCGATCGGCTTGTGGAGCATGACGACTTTGGTCGCGCCGGTGATGGGGCCGATCCTGGGCGGCATGATCTGCGACCGCATGCACTGGGCGTACATCTTCTATATCAACGTTCCCGTCGCGCTGATCTGCGGGTATCTCGGATGGCGACTGCTGAAGCGCTACGAGACGAGCCTGATGCGCGTTCCAATCGACGCCGTGGGTCTCGCGCTGCTGGTGGTGTGGGTCGGAGCGCTGCAAATTCTGCTCGACGAAGGCAAGGACAACGACTGGTTCGCATCGACGGAAATCCGCGTACTCGCGATCATCGCGGCGATCGGCTTTGCGTCGTTCCTGATCTGGGAACTGACGGACCGTCATCCCGTCGTCGATCTGCGGGTGTTCCGTCATCGCGGCTTTAGCGCGAGCGTCGTCACGATCACGCTGGCATTCGGCGCGTTTTTCGGCGCCACCGTGCTGACGCCGTTGTGGCTGCAGAGCTACATGGGCTACACGGCGACGTGGGCGGGGTGCGCCACGGCGATGACCGGCATCCTCGCCGTGCTCTCGGCACCGCTCGCGGCCAACCTGTCGTCCCGATTCGACGGCCGCTGGCTGGTGTTCGCCGGCGTGATGTGGCTCGGCGCGATCACGCTGTTGCGCACGCATGCGAATACCGACATGACGTTCTGGCAGGTGGCGTTGCCGCTGCTGCTGCAAGGCATCGGCTTGCCGTTCTTCTTCGTGCCGCTCACGGGTCTCGCGCTGAGCAGCGTCGAGGAACCTGAAACCGCATCGGCGGCGGGACTCATGAATTTCTGCCGGACCTTCGGCGGTGCGATTGCGACGTCGCTGGTCAATACGAGTTGGGAAGACCGGACCAAATATGACCGGGCGGAATTGTCGGGACTCGTCGATCAGGCCGGCCACTTCTCGACCATGCTGACCCATTCCGGCTGGAGCGCGAGTCAGGCGCAGGCGCAGATCAGCGACGTGGTGCAGTCGCAGGCGGTGATGCTCGCGACCAATCAGCTCTTCACGATTGCAGCCGCCTGTTTCATTTTCGCCGCGCTCGCGGTCTGGCTGGCGCCGAAACCGACGCGGGTCGCGGACACGTCGCAGGCGCACTGA
- a CDS encoding amino acid ABC transporter substrate-binding protein, with amino-acid sequence MLFRSFVPTVLLVAASLASSTDALAADTLAKIKSTGEIRLGVRDASVPFSYLDQNQNYVGFSIDLCHKIVDKIKEAVPALKVTNVPVTSANRIALVNNGNVDIECAATANTPDRQQQVGFSVATFVSHTRWLVRADSGIKTDADLKGKTVVYTQGSNALGFAKEISDKNNLDLKYIPAHDHGESMLVLESGRAAAFIEDDVLLAAKKADAKDPKAYMFVPQSYNTLYYGLMIPKNDPAFKQVVDDTLKSLMASGEFTKIYDKWFVGAIPPRGIKMDFPMSNDLKERVKSPSDKVPS; translated from the coding sequence ATGCTGTTCAGATCGTTCGTTCCAACTGTTCTTCTCGTGGCAGCGAGCCTCGCGTCGTCGACCGACGCGCTCGCGGCCGATACCCTCGCGAAAATCAAGAGCACTGGCGAGATCCGGCTCGGCGTTCGTGACGCGTCCGTTCCGTTCTCCTATCTGGACCAGAACCAGAACTATGTCGGCTTTTCGATTGACCTGTGCCACAAGATCGTCGACAAGATCAAGGAAGCCGTGCCCGCACTGAAGGTTACCAACGTGCCGGTGACGTCGGCAAACCGCATTGCGCTCGTCAACAACGGGAACGTCGACATCGAATGCGCAGCCACAGCGAACACGCCCGATCGTCAGCAGCAGGTTGGGTTTTCGGTCGCGACTTTTGTCAGCCATACGCGCTGGCTAGTCAGGGCTGACTCCGGTATCAAGACCGACGCCGATCTGAAAGGCAAAACCGTCGTCTATACGCAAGGTTCCAATGCGCTTGGATTCGCGAAAGAAATCAGCGACAAAAATAACCTCGACCTGAAGTACATCCCGGCGCACGACCACGGCGAATCGATGCTTGTTCTCGAAAGTGGCCGCGCTGCCGCATTCATCGAGGATGACGTCTTGCTCGCCGCGAAGAAGGCCGATGCGAAGGACCCGAAAGCCTACATGTTTGTTCCGCAGTCGTACAACACGCTCTACTACGGATTGATGATTCCGAAGAACGATCCCGCATTCAAGCAGGTTGTAGACGACACGCTGAAGTCGTTGATGGCGTCCGGCGAGTTCACGAAGATCTACGACAAGTGGTTCGTGGGCGCCATTCCGCCGCGCGGCATCAAGATGGACTTCCCGATGAGCAACGATCTGAAGGAGCGTGTCAAGTCGCCCAGCGATAAGGTTCCGTCTTGA
- a CDS encoding NAD(P)/FAD-dependent oxidoreductase — MSNATRIVIVGGGIAGILLATRLGNHFTHSHEASVTLIDSSPTHIWKPMLHTIAAGTRDVKQQQVSYLAHASAHRFAWQPGEMCGLDRQRKEVLLNEVRTPEGELVLEARAVPYDVLVLSVGSRANDFGVPGVRQHCHFIDSQQQAEAFNGVLRARMLRAVVRDERLRVAIVGAGATGVELAAELSRVLEIAQGYGDPTLRSRLSLTLLESGPRVLASFPPAISASTQQQLEHIGFRVLTSARVTAAQEDGFRHGDDRLVKADLMVWAAGVKAPDFMSELAGLETNRANQIVIDATLQSTRDDRVFALGDCASLTPANNERPLPPTAQVATQQAEHLARHLPGWLAGVPMPEFAFRDFGSLVSLSDYGAFGTLGRFGFFPGGFIRGRFAQLSHAMLYRRHQQALHGFGRAGLLWTAEQINGLVQPKIRLS; from the coding sequence ATGTCCAACGCAACACGCATTGTCATCGTCGGCGGCGGAATCGCCGGCATTCTGCTCGCCACGCGGCTGGGCAACCATTTTACGCATTCGCACGAGGCGTCAGTGACGCTGATCGACAGCAGCCCCACGCACATCTGGAAGCCGATGCTGCATACCATCGCGGCCGGCACGCGCGACGTGAAGCAACAGCAGGTGAGCTACCTCGCGCATGCAAGCGCGCACCGCTTTGCCTGGCAGCCAGGCGAGATGTGCGGACTGGACCGGCAGCGCAAGGAAGTCCTGCTCAATGAAGTCAGGACGCCCGAAGGCGAACTGGTGCTGGAGGCACGAGCGGTTCCGTACGACGTACTGGTGCTGTCGGTGGGCAGCCGGGCAAACGACTTCGGTGTCCCCGGCGTCAGGCAGCACTGTCATTTCATCGACAGCCAGCAGCAGGCCGAAGCCTTCAACGGCGTGTTGCGCGCGCGTATGCTGCGCGCGGTGGTGCGGGACGAAAGGCTGCGCGTCGCGATTGTCGGCGCCGGCGCTACCGGCGTCGAGCTTGCCGCCGAGTTGAGCCGGGTGCTCGAAATTGCGCAAGGCTACGGCGATCCGACACTGCGCAGCCGGCTGAGTCTCACGCTGCTGGAAAGCGGCCCGCGCGTGCTCGCCTCGTTTCCGCCGGCGATCTCCGCATCGACCCAGCAACAGCTCGAGCACATCGGCTTTCGCGTGCTGACCTCGGCGCGCGTCACGGCGGCGCAGGAGGACGGATTCCGGCACGGCGACGACCGCCTGGTGAAGGCGGATCTGATGGTGTGGGCCGCGGGCGTCAAGGCGCCGGACTTCATGAGCGAGCTGGCCGGGCTGGAAACCAATCGCGCGAATCAGATCGTGATCGACGCGACGCTTCAGTCGACCCGCGACGACCGGGTGTTCGCGCTCGGCGATTGCGCGAGCTTGACGCCCGCGAACAATGAGAGGCCGTTGCCGCCCACCGCGCAAGTGGCCACGCAGCAGGCGGAGCATCTGGCCCGTCACCTGCCTGGATGGCTCGCCGGCGTGCCGATGCCGGAGTTCGCGTTTCGGGACTTCGGCTCGCTCGTGTCGTTGAGCGACTACGGCGCATTCGGCACACTCGGACGGTTTGGCTTCTTCCCGGGCGGCTTCATTCGCGGGCGCTTCGCGCAACTGAGCCACGCCATGCTTTATCGACGTCATCAGCAGGCGCTTCACGGTTTCGGCAGAGCGGGGCTGCTGTGGACCGCCGAGCAGATCAACGGACTGGTCCAGCCGAAGATCCGGTTGAGTTGA